The Dokdonella koreensis DS-123 genome has a segment encoding these proteins:
- a CDS encoding serine hydrolase domain-containing protein, whose product MKGNGSRAISRRDVLIWGAGLGCASALRASPLAELLLGTVPSPPPSRALRDVSTYLSRLEGFGFSGALLVTGGDTVLLRSLHGLADQETGRRWRSDTILDIGSCAKQFTAAAILALEADGKLRTSDPVSKHLVGVPADKSAMTIHHLLTHTAGLRLDFGDDYDVIARDPYVAGVLAAPLLRKPGEKHAYSNAGYSLLAAIVEIVSGTSLDRFLRERLFGPSGMTSSGYQLSDAEARRVARGYEDGEDARLLERAQATRGQMWNLLGNGGIYTTLEDLQQWAFALRGDAVLPAASRQKFFQPHVLVNANYLGSGTQLFYGYGWYVSKSPAGKTLIWHLGGNRVTNAGLRFHLDEQRWIVYGTNVSEFNDPQYPVPAVERIIAGESVEAPPKVRPLAPRPLARFAGTYRAPGGALLTLAVHRGFLLASGEGQEAFAFVADGQWTSSAELGALNAAAAQAIEASRLGQVDAVAKHFGPWIAKDELAASEAAFWTKRHDRLGDYRRTRVLGTSKPTGRRYVGRTIVAVDFSRGSTWREYFWTKDGLVGDVGPIEKPPAGRFFPVSATCLVAFDPAAATSAKLCLDAGREGGTVAIAGTDIVLRRTR is encoded by the coding sequence ATGAAAGGCAACGGTAGTCGCGCGATCAGTCGTCGGGACGTGCTGATATGGGGCGCAGGCCTCGGCTGCGCCTCCGCGCTTCGAGCCAGCCCGCTGGCCGAGCTCCTGCTCGGGACCGTGCCGTCGCCGCCACCTTCGCGTGCCCTGCGCGATGTGAGTACCTACCTGTCGCGCCTGGAAGGTTTCGGGTTCTCGGGTGCGCTGCTGGTCACCGGGGGCGACACCGTCCTGCTGCGGAGTCTTCACGGCCTGGCCGATCAGGAAACAGGCCGCCGATGGCGGTCCGATACGATCCTCGACATCGGCTCCTGCGCCAAGCAGTTCACCGCGGCCGCGATTCTCGCCCTCGAAGCCGACGGAAAGTTGCGGACGTCCGATCCGGTCTCCAAGCATCTGGTCGGCGTTCCGGCGGACAAGAGCGCGATGACGATCCATCATCTGCTGACGCATACGGCCGGGCTGCGGCTGGATTTCGGCGACGACTACGACGTGATCGCGCGCGACCCGTACGTGGCCGGCGTGCTGGCGGCGCCCCTGCTTCGCAAGCCCGGGGAGAAGCACGCCTACTCCAACGCCGGCTACAGCCTGCTGGCGGCGATCGTCGAGATCGTTTCCGGCACGAGCCTGGACCGGTTCCTCCGTGAACGGCTGTTCGGACCGTCCGGGATGACGTCCAGCGGCTACCAGCTGTCCGACGCCGAGGCGCGCCGCGTCGCTCGCGGCTACGAGGACGGCGAAGACGCCCGGCTGTTGGAGCGGGCACAGGCCACGCGCGGACAGATGTGGAATCTTCTCGGCAACGGCGGGATCTACACGACGCTCGAGGACCTGCAGCAGTGGGCGTTCGCGCTGAGAGGCGATGCCGTGCTGCCCGCAGCGAGCCGGCAGAAGTTCTTCCAGCCGCACGTCCTGGTCAATGCGAACTACCTCGGGTCGGGGACGCAGCTGTTCTACGGCTATGGGTGGTACGTCTCGAAGTCCCCGGCCGGCAAGACACTGATCTGGCACCTGGGCGGGAACCGGGTCACCAATGCGGGACTCCGGTTCCACCTGGACGAGCAGCGGTGGATCGTCTACGGCACCAACGTCTCGGAATTCAACGACCCGCAGTATCCGGTACCGGCGGTCGAGCGCATCATCGCCGGCGAGAGCGTCGAGGCTCCACCGAAGGTACGTCCACTCGCGCCGCGCCCGCTCGCGCGCTTCGCAGGAACCTATCGCGCACCCGGCGGCGCCCTGCTGACATTGGCCGTCCACCGCGGCTTTCTCCTGGCTTCCGGGGAGGGGCAGGAGGCGTTCGCGTTCGTGGCCGATGGGCAATGGACATCGTCGGCGGAGCTCGGCGCACTCAATGCGGCGGCGGCCCAGGCGATCGAAGCCAGCCGGCTGGGACAGGTCGACGCCGTTGCGAAGCACTTCGGGCCGTGGATCGCCAAGGACGAACTGGCCGCGTCCGAGGCGGCCTTCTGGACCAAGCGGCACGACCGCCTGGGCGACTACCGCCGCACGCGCGTCCTGGGCACGTCCAAGCCCACCGGCCGGCGCTACGTGGGAAGGACCATCGTGGCGGTCGACTTCAGCCGCGGCAGCACGTGGCGTGAGTATTTCTGGACGAAGGACGGGCTCGTCGGCGACGTGGGGCCGATCGAGAAACCGCCGGCGGGCCGCTTCTTTCCGGTGTCGGCGACGTGCCTGGTGGCTTTCGACCCGGCCGCCGCGACATCGGCGAAGCTGTGCCTGGACGCCGGCCGGGAGGGAGGCACGGTCGCGATCGCGGGAACGGACATCGTCTTGCGGCGGACCCGGTGA
- a CDS encoding ankyrin repeat domain-containing protein: MIENLFTAIRSKDIDAVVHLVDADPSLLAKRNAQGISALSWAAYMKDPAIIEALRARRGTPDLYEACIVGDEAAVAAEIARDPASINVPAPDGFTALGLAVFFGHPALAARLIDAGADVNARATNRQHVGPIHAALAREDLATLERLLVHGADPNLPQEQGIRPLHEAARQGSFTAAALLLLFGADPALTSEDGQRPADLARSEGHAAWARRIDAARPPVAVSAPAG, translated from the coding sequence ATGATCGAGAACCTGTTCACCGCGATTCGTTCGAAGGACATCGACGCCGTCGTCCATCTGGTCGATGCGGACCCCTCGCTCCTGGCCAAGCGCAACGCGCAGGGGATCTCGGCATTGAGCTGGGCTGCCTACATGAAAGACCCGGCGATCATCGAGGCCTTGCGGGCACGGCGTGGCACGCCGGATCTGTACGAAGCCTGCATCGTCGGCGACGAGGCCGCCGTGGCCGCCGAGATCGCGCGCGATCCGGCGTCGATCAACGTGCCGGCGCCGGACGGGTTCACGGCGCTGGGGCTCGCCGTGTTCTTCGGCCACCCCGCGTTGGCCGCCCGCCTCATCGATGCCGGTGCCGACGTCAATGCGCGTGCGACGAACCGCCAGCACGTGGGGCCGATCCACGCCGCGCTGGCCCGGGAGGACCTGGCGACCCTGGAACGCCTGCTGGTGCACGGGGCCGATCCGAACCTGCCGCAGGAGCAGGGCATCCGTCCGCTCCACGAAGCGGCCCGGCAGGGCAGCTTCACCGCCGCTGCGCTGCTGTTGCTGTTCGGCGCCGATCCGGCGCTCACTTCCGAGGACGGGCAGCGCCCGGCCGATCTGGCACGCTCGGAAGGGCACGCCGCCTGGGCCCGACGGATCGACGCGGCGCGGCCGCCGGTTGCGGTGTCGGCGCCGGCCGGCTAG
- a CDS encoding helix-turn-helix domain-containing protein, translating to MVPILHGPRFDQLFQANIVLSARARRYTVTGFPGPLSIKAVVRGEAVWRVAGVPYRVDRTACLVVDHHEPYDLVIDASEPVETFVIFFADDLARDVANARLRPIESLLDDPAPRARAVLSIARRLWTEDTPLLAVVNRLRRTAADDLIVLDVQLRGMVDHCADLLVRVRSERDRIAAAKPATRAELHRRVLRGRAAIDEMIACPFDLEQAAAAAFLSPHHFHRTFSAAFGEAPHAYVERRRLARARRLLEETDAPITEICGAVGYESAPSFTTMFRRRVGMPPAAYRRKLRKAR from the coding sequence ATGGTTCCGATCCTGCATGGCCCCCGCTTCGACCAGCTCTTCCAGGCGAACATCGTCCTGTCGGCCCGCGCGCGGCGCTACACCGTCACGGGTTTCCCGGGCCCCCTGTCGATCAAGGCCGTGGTCCGTGGAGAGGCCGTCTGGCGCGTAGCCGGTGTGCCGTATCGGGTCGATCGCACGGCCTGCCTCGTCGTGGACCACCATGAGCCCTACGACCTGGTCATCGACGCCAGCGAGCCGGTCGAGACCTTCGTCATCTTCTTCGCGGACGACCTGGCCAGGGACGTCGCGAATGCCCGACTGAGACCGATCGAGAGCCTGCTCGACGATCCGGCACCGCGTGCGCGCGCCGTGCTTTCCATCGCGCGCCGTCTATGGACCGAGGACACGCCCCTGCTGGCGGTGGTGAACCGCCTGCGGCGCACCGCCGCCGACGATCTCATCGTGCTCGACGTCCAGTTGCGGGGCATGGTCGATCACTGCGCCGATCTCCTGGTCCGGGTCCGGTCCGAGCGCGACCGCATCGCGGCGGCCAAGCCGGCCACGCGTGCCGAGCTTCATCGGCGCGTGCTGCGTGGACGGGCCGCCATCGACGAAATGATCGCCTGCCCGTTCGATCTGGAGCAGGCGGCCGCGGCGGCGTTCCTGTCCCCGCACCATTTCCACCGCACGTTCTCCGCTGCGTTCGGCGAAGCGCCCCATGCCTACGTCGAGCGCCGCCGGCTGGCGCGCGCGCGCCGGCTGCTGGAGGAAACCGATGCGCCGATCACGGAGATCTGCGGCGCCGTCGGCTACGAAAGCGCGCCTTCCTTCACGACGATGTTCCGCCGCCGCGTCGGCATGCCTCCGGCTGCCTACCGGCGCAAACTTCGCAAGGCGCGATAA
- a CDS encoding M20/M25/M40 family metallo-hydrolase — translation MIRPVLPTLFLTAWAAIASATPAPDAAAAGPQYIVTSMQTYQGIHAIAPIAQPRRDSLGTPLMLVQADARQQARITHYVHEYEHRCGGYFAFDSLADAEAFLAGEKTAEAIAAPARGAYTIDNQATVDAWLPQVGDLAIYETISHLSSYRNRYYASPYGREAAEWIRDTWLALAGGRADVTAELFTACTNCSTQPSVILTIRGAELPDEVVVVGAHLDSINGQSTNPEQIAPGADDDASGIATITEIIRVAMAGDWRPRRTVKFMGYAAEEVGLRGSTAIARQFASTGVDVVGVLQLDMTNYKAGPVADMKIISDYSNAALKTFLAELFDTYLAPLGLTRGSYACNYGCSDHASWTSAGFPAVMMAEPGDTQAPFFPRLHTTGDTLANMGDSAVNSAKFARLGLAFVGELAKTAAPENDTIFGDDFDTAPTGR, via the coding sequence ATGATCCGGCCTGTCCTGCCAACCCTGTTCCTGACCGCCTGGGCGGCGATCGCATCGGCCACGCCGGCACCGGACGCCGCTGCGGCCGGGCCGCAGTACATCGTGACCTCGATGCAGACCTACCAGGGCATCCATGCGATCGCGCCGATCGCGCAGCCGCGGCGCGACAGCCTCGGCACGCCGCTGATGCTGGTGCAGGCCGATGCACGCCAACAAGCGCGGATCACCCACTACGTGCACGAGTACGAACACCGTTGCGGCGGCTACTTCGCCTTCGATTCGCTCGCGGATGCCGAGGCCTTCCTGGCCGGCGAGAAGACCGCCGAGGCGATCGCGGCACCGGCGCGCGGCGCCTACACGATCGACAACCAGGCCACCGTCGACGCCTGGCTGCCGCAGGTCGGCGACCTGGCCATCTACGAGACGATCAGCCACCTGTCCAGCTACCGCAACCGCTACTACGCCAGCCCCTACGGCCGCGAGGCGGCGGAGTGGATCCGCGACACCTGGCTGGCGCTGGCGGGCGGCCGGGCGGACGTCACGGCCGAGCTGTTCACCGCCTGCACCAACTGCAGCACGCAGCCTTCGGTGATCCTGACCATCCGCGGCGCCGAGCTGCCGGACGAGGTGGTCGTCGTCGGCGCCCACCTGGACTCCATCAACGGCCAGTCCACCAATCCCGAACAGATCGCACCGGGTGCCGACGACGACGCCTCCGGCATCGCGACCATCACCGAGATCATCCGCGTCGCGATGGCCGGCGACTGGCGTCCGCGCCGCACCGTGAAGTTCATGGGCTACGCGGCCGAGGAGGTCGGCCTGCGCGGTTCCACCGCGATCGCGCGCCAGTTCGCCAGCACCGGCGTGGACGTGGTCGGCGTACTGCAGCTGGACATGACCAACTACAAGGCCGGTCCGGTCGCCGACATGAAGATCATCAGCGACTACTCCAATGCCGCGCTGAAGACCTTCCTCGCCGAGCTGTTCGACACCTATCTCGCACCGCTGGGCCTGACCCGCGGCAGCTACGCCTGCAACTACGGCTGCTCGGACCATGCCTCGTGGACCAGTGCCGGCTTCCCGGCCGTCATGATGGCCGAGCCGGGCGACACGCAGGCGCCGTTCTTCCCGCGCCTGCACACCACCGGCGACACGCTGGCGAACATGGGCGATTCGGCGGTGAACAGCGCGAAGTTCGCGCGCCTGGGCCTGGCCTTCGTCGGCGAGCTGGCCAAGACGGCAGCGCCGGAGAACGACACGATCTTCGGCGACGATTTCGATACCGCGCCCACCGGCCGCTGA